The Cherax quadricarinatus isolate ZL_2023a chromosome 43, ASM3850222v1, whole genome shotgun sequence genome has a segment encoding these proteins:
- the LOC138851044 gene encoding uncharacterized protein, which produces MATLQGYISGQEAPLDELPSWKRELILRKRANARIHGGFGLAPPAAPMAGRERGSVSGPVSPSSLSGPHNQAPISSLSGSHHPVATSSLSGLHHPAAARSLSGPTPSHPHPSPHANYTAVSSRLDGARVTVSGGGDGNQTHKYGITGGVASVNVSSNMHHKGLNDEGPRVTSPTYSTVSDSYAQEDEELRYGPGIVSKLKNRYLSLAMRETRSRPSLRRFSSLEDLLDTEPRETWQESGSSDVKPRTAPDTAISHRREVMRRARSVDSLSCRLAEDTTRTRTTGLPKSRSATSRLQSSLCALGKDDVIIIETSRPVTMEHKAVNGAQTVDAGEPPPLTRKLSSSSLVEDEDMPAPDTVRQVKKLFEPTSNRPLRGTAARVAAHKAAQSSKTNGVALVSKPALKVKPSVMPGRKITPPSSTQSITIEEAKSSLKKVAQVTRPSPRATLSVRATALNGDATSPTNSGQELVSTVRARAGLTPVSASVTAPLVNGDPGPRQAHSESLSAFEVEEGVRRVSNIAVSNIRKESHSQEFNFTNRPANTPGGSLTSPKPSSPTPTPLPASPIASHRVPAHTSLSSKGERAQESERVHQKNLKNAKSLPQTPPVLPNQTKVETPTKVETPQTKFPTPAKVETPTITKVEPNKPVPKVELFKPSPKVEPQKITSPKKVESKSEVISPVKTELIKSPSYPTEALVRSSNKGSLVEAFNINKQPLANNSPGSTPTTTKTASHRDRWHQQENTSLVFNFTSSKKETPDYIENDGIDLSKRPETKVGVRDDCTCGVYQHFC; this is translated from the coding sequence ATGGCTACACTGCAAGGTTACATCAGCGGACAGGAAGCCCCGCTAGACGAGCTCCCATCTTGGAAGCGAGAACTTATTTTACGTAAGAGGGCCAACGCCAGAATTCACGGGGGATTTGGCCTGGCGCCTCCTGCTGCACCGATGGCGGGTCGTGAACGAGGCTCAGTGAGTGGGCCAGTGTCGCCATCCTCGCTAAGTGGCCCACACAACCAAGCACCGATATCCTCGTTGAGTGGCTCCCACCACCCGGTTGCTACAAGCTCGCTGAGTGGCCTCCACCACCCGGCAGCAGCACGCTCACTGAGTGGGCCAactccctcccacccccacccttCGCCTCATGCGAACTACACGGCGGTCAGTTCACGTTTGGATGGTGCACGTgtgactgtcagtggtggtggtgatggaaatcAAACCCATAAATATGGTATAACAGGTGGAGTAGCGAGTGTAAACGTAAGCAGCAACATGCATCATAAGGGTTTAAATGATGAGGGGCCGAGGGTCACCTCGCCTACGTATTCCACCGTCAGTGACTCCTATGCTCAAGAAGATGAAGAACTTAGGTATGGACCGGGCATCGTGTCCAAACTTAAAAACCGGTACTTGAGCCTGGCCATGAGGGAGACGAGGTCCCGGCCGTCGCTACGCAGGTTCAGCTCTCTAGAAGACTTGTTGGATACTGAACCCCGGGAAACCTGGCAGGAAAGTGGCAGCAGTGATGTCAAGCCTCGCACCGCCCCGGACACTGCCATCAGTCACCGGCGCGAGGTGATGAGAAGGGCACGATCTGTGGATTCCTTGAGTTGTAGACTAGCCGAGGACACTACTAGGACTAGGACCACAGGGCTTCCTAAGAGTAGGTCGGCTACAAGTCGTCTCCAATCTAGTCTGTGTGCGCTGGGCAAGGATGACGTCATCATCATAGAGACCAGCAGGCCGGTGACCATGGAACACAAGGCTGTAAATGGTGCCCAGACAGTGGATGCTGGCGAGCCTCCACCTCTCACCCGCAAGCTCTCCTCTTCTAGCTTAGTGGAAGACGAAGATATGCCCGCCCCAGACACCGTTCGCCAAGTGAAGAAGTTATTCGAACCCACTAGTAACCGTCCCCTGCGAGGCACAGCTGCTCGTGTGGCCGCCCACAAAGCAGCCCAGTCATCAAAAACTAATGGTGTTGCATTAGTCTCCAAGCCAGCGCTTAAAGTCAAGCCTTCTGTAATGCCAGGCCGTAAAATTACTCCTCCATCCTCCACACAGTCTATCACCATCGAGGAAGCTAAGTCTTCCCTTAAAAAAGTGGCACAGGTGACGCGGCCGTCACCGCGGGCCACACTTAGTGTAAGGGCCACAGCCCTAAAcggcgatgcaacatcccctacAAATTCTGGTCAGGAACTAGTAAGTACAGTAAGGGCGAGGGCAGGGTTGACCCCTGTGAGTGCGTCTGTTACTGCACCCTTGGTGAATGGTGACCCCGGACCAAGGCAAGCACACAGCGAAAGTCTCAGTGCGTTTGAGGTAGAGGAAGGGGTAAGGAGGGTATCCAACATTGCCGTCTCAAATATTAGGAAGGAGAGTCATTCTCAGGAATTTAACTTTACAAATCGACCTGCCAACACTCCTGGTGGTTCATTAACATCACCAAAACCGTCTTCCCCAACGCCCACGCCCTTGCCAGCCTCCCCCATTGCTTCTCACAGAGTGCCCGCCCACACGTCCTTAAGTAGTAAAGGTGAGAGGGCACAGGAGAGTGAACGCGTGCATCAAAAGAACCTCAAGAACGCGAAGTCGCTACCACAGACTCCGCCAGTGTTGCCTAATCAAACAAAAGTAGAGACCCCAACAAAGGTAGAAACTCCTCAAACAAAATTTCCCACCCCAGCAAAAGTGGAAACTCCTACAATAACCAAAGTCGAACCTAACAAACCTGTCCCTAAGGTGGAACTTTTTAAACCCTCTCCAAAAGTGGAACCCCAGAAGATAACGAGTCCAAAGAAAGTTGAATCAAAATCAGAAGTGATATCTCCCGTGAAAACTGAGCTAATCAAATCACCTTCATACCCTACTGAGGCGCTAGTGAGGAGCTCTAACAAGGGAAGCTTGGTGGAGGCCTTCAATATTAACAAACAACCACTCGCCAATAATAGTCCAGGGAgtaccccaaccaccaccaaaaCGGCGAGCCATCGGGACCGTTGGCACCAACAGGAGAACACATCACTGGTGTTCAACTTCACCAGTAGTAAAAAGGAAACTCCGGACTACATAGAGAATGATGGCATCGACTTGTCCAAGAGACCAGAG